A segment of the Streptomyces sp. ITFR-21 genome:
GTCCCGGCAGGGTCTTGTCGACGAAGGTGCGGGCCTGGGCGATCCTGTTCAGACAAGCGGTCTGTGAATCCAGTACGCAGGTGGTCATGACGTCGGAGAACGACGCGTCGTTGCCGCCGACGGTGACGCTGATCAGCCCGGTCGCCGCGTTGACCGGGCCGAGTTGGCTGTTGACGACGTCCGCGGTCCGCGCGCCGGAGCACGCGGTGAAGGCGAACGAGGTGGGGGCGTGGGCGGCGGCCCACAGCGCGGGGTACGCCTTGACGCTTCGCCTGCAGGCGCCACTGGCGCCGTCGTAGGCTCCGGAGCCGACTCCTGAGGCGTAGGAGTCGCCCAGGGCCACGAAGTTGGGGCCCGCGGAGCGTGCGGTGCCCGCTCCGAACAGCGAGAGCGCGAAGGTGAGGATCAGCGCGAACGCCGCCGACACACGGCCTGGCCTTTTCATGGAACCTCCTTGGGGGATCGCCGCCACATCCGTCGTTCCGGCCGGCGGCGACCGCGGGGAGTGCCGTGCGGGTGGATGGCGGCAGGGAGTGACAGCCCGTCAGGAAGGACTGCCCAGACGTCCGTTTGACTCTGTAACGTTCATA
Coding sequences within it:
- a CDS encoding SGNH/GDSL hydrolase family protein encodes the protein MKRPGRVSAAFALILTFALSLFGAGTARSAGPNFVALGDSYASGVGSGAYDGASGACRRSVKAYPALWAAAHAPTSFAFTACSGARTADVVNSQLGPVNAATGLISVTVGGNDASFSDVMTTCVLDSQTACLNRIAQARTFVDKTLPGRLDAAYDAIRAKGPHAHVVVVGYPRFYQVPGRCLVGIGDTARNAVNAAADELDTVIAKRAADHGFTFADVRTAFTKHELCSASPWLHSLTLPVDDSYHPTAAGQAGGYLPRFGAAA